A segment of the Candidatus Zixiibacteriota bacterium genome:
TATCTGAAAGGTCGTTATCACTGGAACAGGAGAACGCCCGACGCGCTAAAGAAGGCTGTATCACATTTCGAGCAGGTGATCAGGAAGGATCCCAACTATGCACTTGCCTATGCCGGACTGGCTGATTGCTATAGCATGCTGGCGCAGGTTTACGTGCTTCCGCCCAAGGAAGCCTTCCCCAAAGCTAAGGCACTGGCGAGTAAGGCCCTGGAGATCGATGAAACACTGGCTGAGGCACACACGTCTCTTGCTTTTGCGCTTGAGTGTTTTGACTGGAACTGGGCAGGAGCCGAAAGGGAGTTCAGGAGAGCAATAGAGCTGAACCCCAACTACGCTACAGCCCACCAGTGGTTTGCCAGACTACTCCTTAACCTGGGTAGAACCTCCGAAGCTATTGAAGAGACCAACAAGGCGCTGGAACTTGATCCACTCTCCCTAATTAATAATTTGGCGGCGGGTTATGTATACCTGGACGCCGGGCGCGAGGACAAGGCGGTGGAGCAAGCCGAAAA
Coding sequences within it:
- a CDS encoding tetratricopeptide repeat protein encodes the protein YLKGRYHWNRRTPDALKKAVSHFEQVIRKDPNYALAYAGLADCYSMLAQVYVLPPKEAFPKAKALASKALEIDETLAEAHTSLAFALECFDWNWAGAEREFRRAIELNPNYATAHQWFARLLLNLGRTSEAIEETNKALELDPLSLINNLAAGYVYLDAGREDKAVEQAEKILDMDPAFGFAHFFLADVNKRKGKYDEAVEGILKGLSFAGFLSQEEVTTLREAYVSSGWTGYLRKWLEITWPRVKQGQVLYYEIAAMYARLDETEKAIEYLEKAYEEHDYNLSGLRRNDDFEKLRSNPRFIQLIKKMGFPE